The DNA region TTgatgttccgcaagtgtacggaaatgtcgtaagtaataataaaagatatcgtatccacagggactggaataaccatTGAAAATttctcaacgcgaattagctaaacaacttaTCAATTGGTTTTTAGAAACTAAGTGCAACTAATGAAAAACaaacatagaaataaaagaaatagaaacaagaataagggttaTGATAAATGGATGTTCTAgaagttttgatttctttgtaaggttaatcaatgtaaatgatctaccaaatcttattcctcaattgtccatcatttgtagaaggttgcgggttctctcttgcaatagacaaccggcttaggactaaaatctatacctaaatgtgatcaattaagaatgaatctatgttgtccttacacgggcttgcctgtcacgtgcgtcccttggataatcaacataagaagtCATCACTCCTCAATCGCATCAAGATATAAAATATGAACGCATATAATCTATCCTtcccccttgaataaccctatttcaccctcaagatcatccctcaaacgtccttacacgggcttgtctgtcacgaacgtccctcgaaaaatcggatgagagattatctctacaagatccacaaggtattcaaacattcaatcaaaaatgggaattaggtccaaatcacaacaatccacacaagattgaataggtacaaacaggacaaaatcacagaaatagaaaattggcaaatccacaagagttttacatcaattcaaCTTACAAATACtctctccatcctagaacaaagagatctaatccatagaacgaggAAGGAAAATCGAAaagaagaagattacaagcattcttgatccccaaatccaagatatgagagaaagaaagcttatctacgatgaagaacgattttcggatccaatcctcgattcCGGAGTCGATACGTTGAAGAATCTGCCTTTGAATcgtcggaaaatccctccaagatggagaggaatcacccaaatcttgctctcccccaaaagggagaagatcccctttcaaatcatgaagaaggctttatatagagaggggtttgggcgccacatggccccgagacacggccgtgtgaagctcacacggcctgtgCTACTCCCCTCTCTGCTcaactcacacggtcgtgtgtgagacacggccatgGCATGCTCTGCCACTGCTCCCCTGCACGGTCGCGTAGATCTACACAGCATGTCCTGCCTCCGGCTTTGGAATTCTTTcatggccgtgtctgggacacggccagggtttccttggcctctggaaatgttgtacggctgtgtagatctacacgaccgtgtattGCTTCAGCTCTGGAgggcttgcacggtcgtgtggtgtacacgacctggCTACTgttggcttcaaaacttggcacggccgtgtgatgctcaCATGGCCATGGTCACTTCCTCCTCTGCTGCAGCCACACGGGTGGTGatcaccacacggcctgggcaaccccccatgtcaGGGTCGTGTGGCACTTAAGTCTCTTCcttcatccattgtaatttttgCCTCGGACATTaattcttctccaaaatcgactcctgtgtacaaaaaatgtacaaaactggatctccgaacaaaaagagtaaatatgctaaaagcaaagctggaagtacgaaaatgcatagataaagcatgtgcaaagtatgtgaatgcgcatcaaaacatgttaaacaagagtatacaatctacgcacatcaacagGACAGGAGGAATAAGGCTTACAGTTCAAGGTACACATGCGGACCAGGACATACAGGACAGGACAGGACAGGAGGAATAAGGCTTACAGTTCAAGGTACACACACGAATcaaggcgtacaggtcaggacaggACTAAGGCTTACAGTGCAAGAGCAAGGTCGTGTATACGGAACGAGACTCAAGGAACGCTAAGCGAAGGCTTTGACTGACAGGACGGTAAGCGCAAGTCTGAATTTACTGGGATCTACCGAATGGCAAATGGAGGGCTGGACGTACAGATATGGATTTACGAGGCGACAAACACGAGCTAGGGAATTCGACAAGAAATGTAGGTCTGTGCCCACAAGTCAAGATCCGCGAGTATAAGGATCCAGTCCAGGGTTAACAGATCGGGGCAGGTGCACACTACACGACAATCGAGCCAGAGAATACTaacaacctgtcagagaataatcatcgCATGttagggaatatgctaacggtctagaGCTAATTGCGCATCGATCCCTCCCTAAACCTATAAGAAGAGACCACGTGTCATTCACCGTcagacaaatcctgacacccgacatttccTGACACTCGTCAGACTCCAAAAGTACCCAttgccatataaaaagggaggctttgtctctacgcaggtacgctcacttgtCTTTTCGTACTCatcttttacttttcgtcctttcactgtgcttctggggaaaaaatacttgacttgagcgtcggaagaccTGACCCGGGGACATTTTCCctagttcttggtctctaacatgAGGGCGGCTCGTTTGAGTGTGTGTAGAGCCCTCGCCTCCTCGTTCCCGTCATCACCCCCCGTCATCCACCCGTGGGAACCTTTTCAGGAGGTACCAGGTCAACCAGGCATCTCAatgactttccgtcaacaccagCGACAGCACAATCAACCTCTGCCTGACTCAGCTTCTGGTCGGGATCATCagaaatatcaattaaaattgcatATTTAAGCTCTCCTAATCATATTTCAAAGTGCATACATTTTGAGGTTCATAAGGAcgtatttataaaattaaaatgataaaaaatgcAGAATAATTTGTTAATGAGTAATTATTATTTCTTAATTTTGACCGCTCCACGCCTCACATTCCACATACCAAATAACAATTCAAAAATCAGGAGGAATAAGTAGTATTGGGAGATAATGATATAATCTACATATATCATAACCATGATATCATTTACGTATATAAAATATCAGAAATATCAAATTATCTTGCATATTTAAGCTCTGCTAATTATATTTCAAAGTGGCATACATTTTGAGGTTCATAAGgacttatttataaaattaaaatgataaaaatgtaGAATAATTTGTTAACGAGTAATTATTATTTCTTAATTTTGACTGCTCCTGACTAAACAGTCCGGTCTCACATTTCACCCACCAAATAGATTCAAAAAATGCAACCACTCCTGATATGGACTATCAGCATATGAAATTAGACCGATTGTGCACTTTAAATCTGCAAAGTCGAGGACACCAGAGAGAAGCAAAGTTATGGCCTCACTGgaattatgtagatgatatatagCAACAAAAAGGTCATCCAGTTCCAAGAACATCACAAACGAAAGAGACACAGTAGGTCTTCACAAAGAACACTACCTATAAATTGGCTAGCCATTCTCCGAGTTCTTGAATCCCACTTTATATGATTAGTTGCTAAATGAAGTGAGAGCTGTTGGGGTAGAAACTTGAAAGGAACAGATAGGTCAGCATCATGCAAGAGACCTGTGCCTAATCGGATTTTCCACCGTCCTTGAAGCCGTTGGTCCCAATTTTGTCGCCGTTCCTTGGCTGCTCCTTCAACTGTTCGTACAAACAATCAGGCAGAAAAAACTTGGAATTAGCACTATAATCGAACTAGTTTCGAACTACTTTTGCATGAAATACAACCAGACAAATCAGTTACATCGCGGCTTTTTTATTTCAATTCTGTTTAGATATAGAACTACACTATAGGTGctctttttattaaaaaaaaaacaaaactctcTTGCTGTCTTGGCTTCTCTATCCTTTATAAAAAAGTAgtactataaaagaaaattaacaaAATACTAAAGTATCAAATGCAAAGATGATAATGGTTAAACCCAAAATCAAGTAGGGGAGTACCTTTGCTAGCAGTGCCTTGTGATATCTGTATCCCTGCAAACCATAAAAAGGAAGTTGTGGCTTAAACCTCATTTACTTTTAAATTTGAGGATACTATTTCATTTGAACTGAAACCACCAAGTGAATCACCGACCTTATCTGTGCCATAAATATAGTCACAGTAGGTAAATACAGAAGCGAAATTGCTTTGGCTATGCTCTCCTACATAGTGATGGTAATCATGGTACTCTGCTCCTCCATAGAAGGGAATAAATTTGGTTGGTATCCAAGGGAAGTCATATCTGTTCATAGAGGCATTCAGCAATATCAGTCTTTGCTTGCACTATGCTAGGGAATATGATGTGCTTCGTAGAAGGTGAGATTTTTGGGTACCAATTTCTCAATTtgatgaaaatgattttgaaaaatctacaAATGTTTTGTTAAGGAATACTAATAAATTTTTTGTTGAGTTCAAGACCTGATGAAAGTGGGGGGCAAAAAGGTAAGGAAAGAGGAAGAGagattaaatattataaattgGCCAATTCTTATGATTGGCCTATTTTCACtggcatgtgaataaaataattGTCCTATAAGAGAAAAGCAAAGGAACAAATTATCCTGtgagtaaagaaataaaaataaaacattcaaaaCATGACATGAGACAGAAGTGGTTAATAACTAATACGAAATTTTGCATAAGTGTGCATGAATATTAAATAGAGGCTGATTTGCTATGTCAGTGAGCTTCGAGAAGATTTTTTAGCATGTAGAATGCGATGTTGAATCAAAGATTATGCACACCAGATTAGCATGCTCCAAAAAATGGGTTTAATTAGTAAGTCATGGCAAACATTCAGTGCACGAAAGGATGTCTCAAAATCTAAACATGAATTGGTTGGGTAGAAACGAAGTGGCAATTTAATGCATAACTATCCACAAATGATGTAAAAAATGTGAATAAAAACTTCTAATGTGCTCCGTTTGCTTCATTCTTGATTGTATATAACTGATCTGTTATCAGTTTTGTTCTACTGATCTACTTAACAAATCAACCATTAGTCTATTAAAGATACCAATTTTCTTGCAGTGTTGGTCTAAAATAAATCCATGATAGTCAGCATAATCTGCTTGTCTTTTTCTTCAGCTTATTTGAAATTTCTAAGAATCTATGCACATCAATGTCATGTTCAACTGACACGAGTATGCATAATTCTTATATTTCTATCTTCACGGAGTTTTGTTTTTGCAAGCTAGAGAGTAGGTTATTTACCTAGATTTTCACAACTGCAAATGGTCAAACATGTGTAAAGGTCACATTGGTCATATTCTCTGTCACTCCTTTTTTTCATTGACCACAAAATCATATGAAGAAAGCTAAACTGAAACTTCTCCTGTAGCATTCATTCAACACTCCCCACAACCAATGGCAGTACGCAACCATTAGCCAACCGAAAATTCAAATAATAGATTGCATTGAGAGATGGACAAAGGGTGATGCTTGAAGCTGTAGCTCTTGATAGATTCATTGTCTTTTTATGGATCCCAATTAATTCTATTTATTTTCCAACTCGAAATCCAAATGGCAAACTTCCTATGTGGGGAGAAATTGGACGGCAATGTGATTTAGATGGGAAAAACTGGAGTCAAATGATGGTATAAAACAAATGATAGGTCACTTCAAGTTTGGCACATGTTTGTCTATACAGAACAATAGACAAAGAGATTGATATATACATTGCAATAAACTATGAGAAAGGTAGCACACAGATATAATTAGAAATTCTTGACAATTCTGACATGCTTAAAAAAAATCAGTATGGGGAAGTATTAGCAAATAAAGGACTAGATCTAATTAAATGAGTCAAAGAAATCACCTTCTCACATGTCTCTCGTTCTACTGTGAAATCTTACAGCATAGTTACACAGATCCAATGGATCAGAGCCAGGTCGAAAATGTAGTAGACAATCTTAATTCATTACAGGAAAGATGTGTGATGAGAACCATACCCGCTGTGGGTCTCAATCGCTTCAAGCTGGCGGAGGGCAATCCAAAGCCAGAAGGTGATCATGTGGCAAGGAACCATAGCGGGCCCTGCAAAGGAGGGGATCCCAAGGAGCAGCACCTCCGCCCAATGAGCATAGGGTGCTGCAAAGCCAATAGGCGCTGTGAATTCATGGTGGACACGGTGTATCTTCTCGTACCCCCATTTGCAGTGCATTAGTCGGTGAATCCAGTAGTTGCCATAGTCCTCCACCACGAAGTAAACCAAGAGTTGCAAAGCCACTTCCCACAGTGACGGAAGGGGAAGCCCAGTCCTTATCCCCACAAACTACAAATAACTCTTTTAGTAAAGATAGAACAAAAATCTTCAAGAAAGTGGGTTGAAAGAAAAACAATGATGCTTTTATCCGGCTATGTAATAAAAAAGTAGATCAACAGAaaatattacaaattgaataatgcaaaaaaaaaaaaaaagtgaggtACTTGTTATTGAACTGATAAAGAGGTTTTTTCTCCCCAGAAAATAGATCAAACTGCAGTGCAACCCTAAGGAATCAAGAAGGGACCTTGATGGTGGGGTAGGAGGAGAGTTGAAGCGGGCCGACGACGAGGAGGAACACCCGCATGACGTCCTTATAGCACTGGAAGAAGGAGGTCGGCGGGAGGCGGATCTTGGGCTGGATCTTGAAAGAGGAGACGGAGGCAGGGAAGCCGAGTTCGATGAGGGCGAGCGGGAGCGGCGCGAGGGAGAAGATGACGAAGAGGAAGATGATGTTGTGGTAAAATAAGAGGTAGTCGGGCATCCGTGCGGTGTAGCGGAACCAGATGTCCTCGGCGAAGGTCAGACTCCGCCCCAGCGCCGCCTCCGCCTCCCCCAGCGTCGCGTACGGCAACATCGCCGGCAGCGCAATAAGCGATCGGAACGAGAGCGACGATACCGTCGGCAATGGGGATGTGGATCCGAATCGCCGGAAAAGGCTGACGCGTCTAGTGCTCCACCGCTGGTGGCACCGCGATGGCCGTAGTGGAGGAGCAGAGAAAggtagagagagagagggaggggacAAATGCGATGAGTTGTGTTCTAAAAATAGGAAGGGAAATTCAGTGTGCGGTCGCGATGAGATGTGTGAGTTGATCGTGCCACCGGTTACCGTCCGGCTGAGCTGGCTCATCTTCAAACCAAACCGCGCCCGCTTGATACGCGAATTTGGCCAGGCCCACCGGTccggtttattttattttattttattaattatataaccGCGTAAATAAATTCGGTATTATCCAAATCATATACTCAATTTTTATAAAAACCAAATCACATATTATATTACCGAAATACCCTTCCTGTATCAATCACTTTGTAAAGAAATTGATGTTGAACTTATATCattcaaaaaattaatatttttaaatctaaatttaattatGGCGCATATCTAAAATATTAACATTTTATAGTGTCCATTTAATTCTCTGAGTTAGACTTACCCTTCAAGAACcacaaattaatatattaatGCAATTTAAAAATGATGGTTTGTATGGGAcattaatgaaaaaaaatcaatttatttaTGATTAGAAAAAGACAATCATTGATTGaagaaataaattaataattttatttatctgTTGCTTTTTTTTCCTgctttttaaatcattttgggTAGAAAAGGAGGAAaccaataaatttttatatagagAATCTATTAAAAAACTTAGGATAATGTTAATCCAGTGCGTCAGTGTGGAAAAATATtcggaaaaaggaaaaaatatgttATTCGGAAAAGATGGGTCTCCATTTTCCTTGATTTAATCAATTCATCatttttcttatttatcttactgaaataaatatcaaatatatattttattttatagaaCAATTGATTAGAGCAGCTAAGAAGAAGACCTCTCTCATCCAATTAGAGATCTAATATGTTGTCAATTCTATTTCCAAAAAGTATTTTAACATTCCATGGTATTTTATTTGAAAGTGAGAGAAAACTTTTAAGCTCCGGACACTGCACACATATGGAATTAAACTGAATCCGAACAAATATCTATTCGACGCAAAGGGTGAAAAATTCCTCGACTATATCATCATCGAGCGGGCCATCGAGGTAAACCCTAGTAAGGTGAGGGCACTACAAAATATACCGCCGTCAAGAAATTTGAAGAAAACTCAGCGCCTCACCAGTCGGATAACTGCCTTAtctcgattcatctccaagtctgccgaccggagcctccctttcttcaagatactgcgcCGAGCTACCAAGTTCTAATGGGACGAAGAGTGCGACAAGACATttgaagaactaaagacatatcTGAGTTCTCTACCTGTATTAGTTAAGCCAGCTGCCGGCGAGCCGCTTCGCATTTATTTGTCCTCAACCGAGCAGGTCATCGGCTCGACGTTGGTGCGGCCGAACGAcgaagaacaaccagtgtatttcCTGAGTCATATTTtgaaggatgctgaatctcgctacactggtctcgagaaactTGCCTTTGCGCTGgtgctcgccgctcggaggcttcgaccATACTTCCTCGCGCATACGATCATAGTAATGACAAACAACCCTCTGGGTAGAGTCATCCTCAATCCAGAGACATCCgggcggctgatcaaatggacaacggagcttAGTGAGTTCGACATACAGTATTAGCCCCgaacggccatcaaggcacaatcctTGGCGGACTTTGTCACTGAAGTACAGAATCCCGAGCTAGAAGCCACTTGGAGGATAtctgtggacggatcgtccacttgACAAGGAAACGAAGTCGGTATACTACTGATCTCCCCTCAGGAAGAACGGATGCATCTATCCGTTCGGCTATAATATCGAGCAACTAATAACGAGGTCGAATACGAGGCGCTCATAGCAGGCCTGCAAGCCGCTCGACATGTCGGAGCGATCAGGGTCTTGATTCACTCGGATTCCTAGTTAGCCACTTAGCAACTCACTGGAACATTTGAGATAAGCAacactcggctcaagctctacgcagaaGCTTTCGAAATGTTAAAAGCCAACTTCCGAGAGGTGGTGGTTTAGAATATACCCCGAGCGGAAATTCAAGTGGCAGACGAGCTGGCTAAGCTAGCCAGCTCCATATCGCCTGTTGTTATATCGCAGCCGATCGAACAGGTATATCTGGTGGCACACGTTGATCGGATGGAAGGACTCACTTTCCCAAATGACTGGAGGACAATGCTGATAGAGCTCCTGCGATCGGGAATTAcgtcgtccgatcgggaggaagcccacctGTTGAGAAGGAGAGCAGGAAGATTCACGCTGATTGAGGATCAActgtacaagaaagctttctctcgACCCCTACTCAAGTGCGTCGGACCAGAAGACATCGAGTACATTctacaggaggtgcatcaaggaACTTGCGGAGGACACCCAGATGGTCGGTCATTGGCCAGAAAGATActgctggccggatatttttggccaaccctccaggcggatgtcgctcggacagtgtccacctgcctgtcctgccagaagtatcacaacctcTCGCATCGACCCACAGAAGAGATGACTGTGTCCACAGTAGCTTGCCCATTCGATTAGTAGGACATGGATATAGTGGGGCCCTTCCCCATGACGACCGACCAACGAAAGTTCCTGCTCATCGCaatagactacttctccaaatggatcGAGGTCGAGCCGCTCGCGAGGATAACCGAGCATATGGTtcagaaattcatctggcagcacatcatatGCTGGTTCGGAATTCCACGTCGGCTCGTCTCCTACAATGGGAGACAGTTCGCCGGGCAACGTCTCAGAGAATGGTGCGAAGGCTACAGAATTCAGCAGACCTTCACCTCCGTagtgtatccccaaagcaacaGACAAGCTGAAGTCGTCAATCGGGAAATTCTGCGGATTCTTCGAGTTCGGCTTGACCACGTCGGAGGTAGCTGGGCAGACGAGCTTTCGGGCGTGCTATGAGCAAtccgcacgactccaaaggaggggCGGGAGTGACACCGTTCCACTTGGTCTATGGAGGTAAAATAGTCGTCCCTGTCGAAGTCGGGATTGAATCCGATCGGCTACAGCAATATAgcgaggacaacgccgagcgaagACTCATGGAactggacttggtggacgaagcacGCGCCAAAGCAGTCGTCCGACTGACAGCCTACCGACAGAGGATGCGCCAGAACTACAACAGGTGGGTAATACCTAGATCTTTTCAGGTCGGCGACttcgtatggaagaaggtgaagcccgTCGGGGATGtcaccaagctggaggctccttgggtcgGACCCTTCAAAGTCGTGGGAAAGCCCCGGTCGGGTGCTTATTACCTAGAGGACGAGGACGAGCGGAGGCTAGAGCGctcatggagcgcaaaccatctccagtcgtaccaagctgggtgaaaggtgtgctGATGTAACTAATACCATGTAATCTTTGTTTTTTATGCGTCCTACGGCTGCAGGATTAGAATCTAAAGCAAGGATTACAAAGTTATCACCGAGCGGTCagcccgccttgaagaccgtcgagcaacaacgttaaaccctagagtcagagcgacgactataaaaaccccgccttgaagaccatcaagcggcgacattaaaccctagagtcggagcggcgactaaaaaaaccccgccttgaagaccatcgacgttaaaccctagagtcggagaggcaactataaaaaccccgtcttgaagaccatcgagtggagacgttaaaccctagagtgggagcgacgactataaaagctccgccttgaagaccgtcgagtggcgacgttaaaccctagagtcggagcgaCGATTATAAAAACTCCgccttgaaggccgtcgagcggcaacgttaaaccctagagtcggagcgacgactataaaaaccccgccttgaagaccatcgagcggcgacgttgaccatcgagcgacgacgttaaaccctagagtcgaagcggcgactataaaaacccccctttgaagaccattgagcggcgacgttaaaccttagagtcggagcggcgactataaaacccccgcCTTATAGATCGTCAAGTGATGACGTTAAATCCCAGCTTTAAAAAAAACGTCTAGCGTAGACACTAAAACTGAAGTCGAGCGGTGATTATAAACCTTAAAGGTATGATCCTAAGCGAATAATAGTGTGGGCGCCACAGTCGATCAGAACTGCGCAACCCAATACTTAGCAAACAAACACCATATGAAAAGGAAGCAAAAAGATTTCATTGATAGACGCTGCCAAACGACAGGAATACAGTTAAGGCTTACAAAAAACACTCtagcgccccccccccccccccaatacaGTCAAAGGCCTAGTCGGGAATAGCCTCGAGAAGCTGGACTCGGTTGACATCCCTGTCGGAGAAAGCTTCAGGGAGATGGTCGTTCGCCTTCAGCTGGACGAGCATGGCATTGATCACCAGCTCGAACGAGTGGATAATCTGATTGGTTGCCTTCTCCAAGAATGATTCCGAGCAGAGGTACTGTTGTTTCAGGATAGCAAAGCGACCTGGCTCGCCCTCTTGATAGGTTTTCAGAGCGGCGCGCGAAGCCTCTAATTCCTCTTCAAGACGCTTCACTTGACCTTGAAGTTCAGCCTCCTTAGCCgatcggctctcccgctcggtagACAGAGAGTCTTTTGCTTTCTTCAGATCATCGGGCAGCTGTCGGGCCTCCTTGTTCTTTTCTTCCAAATCGACGATGGCTCTTTGTTTCCTCGTGGAGGCCAGATCAAGTTTCCTATCATAAGTCTTCAATTGTGCCTCAATCTGGCCTAGCCTGCTGGCTTGCTCAGCCCACTTCTGCTGCTCCTCGATGAGGAGTCGTTCGACCTTCTCTAGCTCAGCCTTCAGACGGGCGGACGATGGTCCCTGGGAAGAGGCTTCTCCAGAAATCTTGAGCCTCTTCAGCTCATCTTTCACTTGGGCCAACCGCTGGCACATGGCGATATTCTCCACCCAGTATTGCAAGTAAAAATTAGTGCCGAGCGGAGGTAACTTATGAACTAACGCAAATACTAACCCCGATGGACATCTCCAGATGGCTGTCGACCATCGCACCCGGGGGCTTCATGGCCGCTCGCGCCCTCGCCTCCTCCCAGACATGGGTGAACCGACCCCGGATGTAGACTTGATGCTGGGGAGAGCTGGGTTGGTCGCCCGGCACGAGAAGATCCTCAGTCGGCAGGCGAAGGGTGGCGGTGATGGATCGTCTCCCACCCGGCACTGATTGGGTAGAGGCAGACGGACCGAAGGCTTGGGCAGGGCGGACTAGAAGAATGGTTGATCGGGTTATCTTCTGCCTAGCCGGAGGAAGGGAGGTGATTGGCTGAACGGAGAGCGGCTCCAGTAGCTCAGCCACGGACGGAGTCCGATCGGAAGAAGTAGCCTCCACTGTTGCGGGGGCTAGGGACGGGACGCCTCCCCCCGCAGAAGCTTGGACGGCTGAAGTAGCAGATCGGGATAGTGCCTCCGCTCGGCGCCTCTTACGGGAGAGCTTTACTTCGTCGCTCGAGGACCCCGATCCCTCAGTAGGAATGACGGGTGGCGCGCCGCAAACCGAGCCTGGTTCGGTCGCCCCTCCTGCACTGGGTGCCTGCTCAGCGGTCTCGTCGCCCGCGGTTGCTGTTTCCCCCGCTGTGTCCTCCTGTGAGCCAACGGGGGGCAGGCCGAGTCGCTCCATCTCCTTAGCTGTCGCTGCCTCGCTCTCGGCTTGTTTAGCCTTCATTATACCAGCCGCTCGAGCACgcatcatgatgtcggctgcaaaAGAAGAACAGAATCAGTTAGGCTCAAAGGAAGAAAGTTAAGAAATCTcatacctaggctgctcgggagTTTCACTCGGCTCGGACTCAACCCGAACATGTACATCACGCCTTCTGGTAACAACTTGTGGATGTTGAACTTCAGCCCGACCAACATATTAGCGGCGTGGAGGTAATCCGGTTGAGTCTTGTACCTCTTCAGCTCGGGCGGTGGTGGCAGGGCAGTCTGCCATCGAGTTCGGAAATGGGGTCGCTCGGGGAGTCTTAAATAAAAaaagtactccttccagtgtttgttggaggagggcatcttgtcgaagaaaaCCAGGCCAATACGAGACTGAAACAGATATGTGCCcaactcggactgtttggggtagtagaagtagtggaagacctgAGGGGTCAGTGGGATGTTGTGCACGCGGAACAACACCACCACGCCGCACAACATGCAGAAGGAGTTGGGGACTAGCTGGGCGAGCGGGATTtgaaaaaaattacaaacttcgatTATGAACGGATGAATGGGAAACCAGAGGATGGATAAGTGAAATATGCTAAAGGTTTCTCTCTTCTCTAATCTTTTTAGTAGGGGTAAATAAATTGTCAAGCCTTGGAACTCATTTCAGACTTTTGAATGAAATAATTTCTACAAGAAGCAACAAATATGGAGCAGTTTTTGAGCATTGGAAGGGGTACCAGTTTCTGGAAATGCATCGATGAACATTATCATCTCCTCTCCACTTAATCCTGATAAAATGCACAATCTGGGCAAAGATTTAGCAATCTGCAGTCGAGAGAAAAAGGTTAATGAAGACAGTTACAAGTGCAATCTCCGTTATCAGGTAATCGGGAATGTTGGATCATGTATTTATGAAGAGAATATTGACATTGTGATAAGTAGTAAGCTAAAAAATCTTGATCCGTAAGGATCATGTTCAGCAAGTATAAACTTTATAGGATTCAGGGAAATGAGTATGTTTGTTTGATTAACATTCAATTCCAAAACTTACGACATGTCCAATAGATCAAGTAGTAGATGTGTAGTAAGCAACCGTCTCAGAAT from Zingiber officinale cultivar Zhangliang chromosome 4B, Zo_v1.1, whole genome shotgun sequence includes:
- the LOC121976464 gene encoding very-long-chain aldehyde decarbonylase GL1-10-like, coding for MLPYATLGEAEAALGRSLTFAEDIWFRYTARMPDYLLFYHNIIFLFVIFSLAPLPLALIELGFPASVSSFKIQPKIRLPPTSFFQCYKDVMRVFLLVVGPLQLSSYPTIKFVGIRTGLPLPSLWEVALQLLVYFVVEDYGNYWIHRLMHCKWGYEKIHRVHHEFTAPIGFAAPYAHWAEVLLLGIPSFAGPAMVPCHMITFWLWIALRQLEAIETHSGYDFPWIPTKFIPFYGGAEYHDYHHYVGEHSQSNFASVFTYCDYIYGTDKGYRYHKALLAKLKEQPRNGDKIGTNGFKDGGKSD